The following coding sequences lie in one Kribbella sp. NBC_00709 genomic window:
- a CDS encoding MarR family winged helix-turn-helix transcriptional regulator, with the protein MSTPAHVRATESTSQTGQTGKTEPTGRSEPTERSEAMVAAIEQELSALFRRSRSASLRLARRVHPEMDAAGYALISQIEMGTGNGAGVRASDVAQVLGLDKSTVSRGITQLETLGLIERVGDPDDGRARLLRLTTTGADRYEAMRTQRQTEFRAILDRWNPTDLADLGRLLARLNTDLG; encoded by the coding sequence GTGAGCACCCCGGCACACGTCCGCGCCACCGAGTCGACCAGCCAGACCGGCCAGACAGGCAAGACCGAGCCGACCGGGCGGTCCGAGCCGACCGAGCGGTCCGAGGCGATGGTGGCGGCGATCGAGCAGGAGTTGTCGGCGCTGTTCCGCCGTTCGCGGTCGGCCTCGCTCCGGCTGGCCCGCCGTGTGCACCCCGAGATGGACGCCGCCGGCTACGCGTTGATCTCCCAGATCGAGATGGGCACCGGCAACGGCGCCGGCGTCCGGGCCTCCGATGTCGCCCAGGTCCTCGGCCTGGACAAGTCCACCGTCAGCCGCGGGATCACCCAGCTGGAGACCCTCGGCCTGATCGAACGCGTCGGCGACCCCGACGACGGCCGCGCCCGGCTGCTGCGGCTCACCACCACCGGCGCCGACCGGTACGAGGCGATGCGCACCCAGCGGCAGACCGAGTTCCGCGCGATCCTCGACCGCTGGAACCCGACCGATCTGGCCGATCTGGGTCGTCTGCTCGCCCGCCTGAACACCGACCTCGGCTGA
- a CDS encoding lactate racemase domain-containing protein: MSRPGFVLEVDDRTPPLLVHNGEGFLLERFPLGTRVVYPPEALPAVRDVDEAIQSALLNPIESEPLPDLLRAGMRLTIAFDDISIPLPPMKKPDIRQRIIEAVLELAARAGVDDVELISANALHRRLTPNELRDIVGERVFRSFFPDGKLYNFDAEDAANLTHLGQTRHGEDVEISKRAAESDLLVYVNVNLVAMDGGHKSTSIGLASYKSLKHHHNSHTMIHSRSFMDHKRSKMHESAWRMGEILTQHVKVFQIETTLNNDIFGGPLEFLQKREWEWSVKDQASMLGTKRALAAAPGKLRHKIFTDVRSNYGLTGVHAGKIEPVHDKTLENVHRQHLVEVQGQSDVAIMGVPFIGPYNVNSVMNPILAACMGLGYYFNSYRGNPIVRKDGAVILYHPVDYEFSQLHHPSYVDFFEEVLAESTDPATIEAKFEKQYAEDPWYIHLYRTSYAYHGVHPFYMWYWISHALDHCGDIVWVGANRKTVERMGFRSASTLQDALEMVSHSVGRSPSITYLHNPPHLLADVR, translated from the coding sequence ATGTCTCGGCCAGGTTTCGTGCTTGAGGTGGACGACCGGACGCCGCCGCTGCTGGTGCACAACGGTGAGGGCTTCCTGCTGGAGCGGTTCCCGCTCGGCACCCGGGTGGTGTACCCGCCGGAGGCACTGCCGGCGGTCCGGGACGTCGACGAGGCGATCCAGAGCGCACTGCTGAACCCGATCGAGTCCGAGCCGCTGCCGGACCTGCTGCGGGCGGGCATGCGGCTGACGATCGCCTTCGACGACATCTCGATCCCGCTGCCGCCGATGAAGAAGCCGGACATCCGGCAGCGCATCATCGAGGCCGTGCTGGAGCTGGCCGCGCGGGCCGGTGTGGACGACGTCGAGCTGATCTCGGCGAACGCGCTGCACCGCCGGCTCACCCCGAACGAGCTGCGCGACATCGTCGGCGAGCGGGTGTTCCGGTCGTTCTTCCCCGACGGCAAGCTCTACAACTTCGACGCCGAGGACGCCGCCAACCTGACCCACCTGGGCCAGACCCGGCACGGCGAGGACGTCGAGATCTCCAAGCGGGCGGCCGAGTCGGACCTGCTGGTCTACGTGAACGTGAACCTGGTGGCGATGGACGGCGGCCACAAGTCGACGTCGATCGGCCTGGCGTCGTACAAGTCGCTGAAGCACCACCACAACAGCCACACGATGATCCACTCGCGGTCCTTCATGGACCACAAGCGGTCGAAGATGCACGAGTCGGCCTGGCGGATGGGCGAGATCCTCACCCAGCACGTCAAGGTGTTCCAGATCGAGACCACACTGAACAACGACATCTTCGGCGGTCCGCTGGAGTTCCTGCAGAAGCGCGAGTGGGAGTGGTCGGTCAAGGACCAGGCCTCGATGCTCGGCACCAAGCGCGCGCTCGCCGCGGCGCCGGGCAAGCTGCGGCACAAGATCTTCACCGACGTCCGCTCGAACTACGGCCTGACCGGCGTCCACGCCGGCAAGATCGAGCCGGTGCACGACAAGACGCTCGAGAACGTGCACCGCCAGCACCTGGTCGAGGTGCAGGGCCAGTCCGACGTCGCGATCATGGGCGTGCCGTTCATCGGCCCGTACAACGTGAACTCGGTGATGAACCCGATCCTGGCCGCCTGCATGGGCCTGGGCTACTACTTCAACTCGTACCGGGGCAACCCGATCGTCCGCAAGGACGGCGCGGTCATCCTGTACCACCCGGTCGACTACGAGTTCAGCCAGCTGCACCACCCGTCGTACGTCGACTTCTTCGAGGAAGTGCTTGCCGAGAGCACCGATCCGGCGACGATCGAGGCGAAGTTCGAGAAGCAGTACGCCGAGGACCCGTGGTACATCCACCTGTACCGGACGTCGTACGCGTACCACGGCGTGCACCCGTTCTACATGTGGTACTGGATCTCGCACGCGCTGGACCACTGCGGCGACATCGTCTGGGTCGGCGCGAACCGCAAGACCGTCGAGCGGATGGGCTTCCGGTCCGCGTCGACGCTGCAGGACGCGCTCGAGATGGTCAGCCACTCGGTCGGCCGGTCGCCGTCGATCACCTACCTGCACAACCCGCCGCACCTGCTCGCGGACGTGCGCTGA
- a CDS encoding zinc-dependent alcohol dehydrogenase, whose product MMLALEMYRSPAKFLAAKAVGGRIPGILTGPAAPLRLVTINEPKAERPGWARIRPILSGICGSDLGMVTGSTKLYFSAVVSMPFVPGHEVVGELLDDCEDLPKGTRVVMDSVLTCAARGVEPCENCVSGNTNRCDRITVGHVAPGLQTGFCQDTGGGWGNVLVAHRSQLYAVPDGLSDERAVLVEPLAGAVHAALRAKITPGQSVLVSGAGAVGLFATLALRELTQAGRITVVAKHAKQRELARAFGASDVVAPDEVFRGVRRSTGAFRLKPDFGAGEFLLGGVDVAVDAVGSKDSIDTVLRVTKAGGRVVLSGMPASGADLSPVWFRELEVTGTYASAREEPNGRPAFETALELAGRAPLDGIVGARYPLYRWREALDHAHSAGRLGTVKVAFDVRAS is encoded by the coding sequence ATGATGCTCGCCCTCGAGATGTACCGGTCGCCGGCCAAGTTCCTGGCGGCCAAGGCGGTCGGCGGCCGCATTCCCGGCATCCTGACCGGACCGGCCGCGCCGCTGCGACTCGTCACGATCAACGAGCCGAAGGCCGAGCGGCCCGGCTGGGCGCGGATCCGGCCGATCCTGTCCGGCATCTGCGGCTCGGACCTCGGCATGGTGACCGGCTCGACCAAGCTGTACTTCTCCGCGGTGGTCTCGATGCCGTTCGTCCCCGGTCACGAGGTCGTCGGCGAACTGCTCGACGACTGCGAGGACCTGCCGAAGGGCACCCGGGTCGTGATGGACTCCGTGCTCACCTGCGCGGCCCGCGGTGTCGAGCCGTGCGAGAACTGCGTCAGCGGCAACACCAACCGGTGCGACCGGATCACGGTCGGCCACGTGGCGCCAGGTCTGCAGACCGGGTTCTGCCAGGACACCGGCGGCGGCTGGGGCAATGTGCTCGTCGCCCACCGCAGCCAGCTGTACGCCGTACCGGACGGACTGTCCGACGAGCGCGCCGTCCTGGTGGAGCCGTTGGCCGGTGCGGTGCATGCCGCCCTCCGGGCCAAGATCACGCCGGGACAGTCGGTGCTGGTCAGTGGCGCCGGAGCGGTCGGACTGTTCGCAACGCTCGCGCTGCGGGAGCTGACCCAGGCCGGCCGGATCACTGTGGTGGCCAAGCACGCCAAGCAGCGCGAGCTGGCGCGGGCGTTCGGCGCCAGCGACGTGGTCGCGCCGGACGAGGTGTTCCGCGGCGTCCGGCGCTCGACCGGCGCGTTCCGGCTCAAGCCGGACTTCGGCGCGGGGGAATTCCTGCTCGGCGGCGTGGACGTCGCGGTCGACGCGGTCGGCAGCAAGGACTCGATCGACACCGTGCTGCGGGTGACCAAGGCCGGTGGCCGGGTGGTGCTGTCCGGGATGCCGGCCAGTGGCGCCGACCTGTCGCCGGTGTGGTTCCGCGAGCTGGAGGTGACCGGCACCTACGCGTCCGCGCGGGAGGAGCCGAACGGCCGCCCGGCGTTCGAGACCGCGCTGGAGCTGGCCGGCCGGGCCCCGCTGGACGGGATCGTCGGGGCGCGGTATCCGCTGTACCGCTGGCGCGAGGCGCTGGACCACGCGCACTCCGCCGGCCGACTGGGAACAGTCAAGGTTGCTTTCGATGTGAGGGCCTCATGA
- a CDS encoding MDR family MFS transporter translates to MTVTETRRQLPSAPELTHREILEILIGLLAALFTAMLSSTIVSNALPTIIADLEGTQTQYTWVLTASLLATTVSTPIWGKLADLVSKKLLVQVAISVFVIGSALAGLSHSVPFLIGARVLQGLAMGGLMALAQAIIGAAIPPRSRGRYSGYMGAVMAVATVSGPLIGGVIVDTSWLGWRWCFYVCVPLAVISLVILQKYLHLPTFKREVRIDYLGAILISITASLPLLWVSFAGTDFAWISWQSALFVGGTLLFGILAVVVESKTPEPLVPLKVVKQRTTALAIVASVAVGVAMFGSALFLGQYFQIARGYSPTEAGLLTIPMMLGSFLGSIGSGQMITRFGKWKRYLVSGAVLLVIGLVLLGTIDHTTPYWYTGLGMLSMGLGMGMTMQNLVLAVQNTVDVREIGASSATVSFFRSLGGAVGVAVLGAILAARVKDLIITGLLAGPGGADAARKLQEGGSGGTSLLDVNHLPPQLAELVRQSYGDATGRIFLIAAACSLVSLVAVFFIKEVPLRKTVAKVDDVEDLADRAVHD, encoded by the coding sequence ATGACTGTCACCGAGACCCGGCGCCAACTGCCCAGCGCGCCGGAACTCACCCACCGCGAGATCCTCGAGATCCTGATCGGCCTGCTCGCCGCGCTGTTCACGGCGATGCTCAGCTCGACCATCGTCAGCAATGCCCTGCCGACGATCATCGCCGACCTCGAGGGCACCCAGACGCAGTACACCTGGGTCCTCACCGCGAGCCTGTTGGCGACCACGGTGTCCACCCCGATCTGGGGCAAGCTCGCGGACCTGGTGAGCAAGAAACTGCTGGTCCAGGTCGCGATCTCGGTCTTCGTGATCGGGTCCGCGCTGGCCGGCCTGTCCCACAGCGTGCCGTTCCTGATCGGCGCCCGGGTGCTGCAGGGCCTCGCGATGGGCGGTCTGATGGCGCTGGCCCAGGCCATCATCGGCGCCGCGATCCCACCCCGGTCGCGAGGCCGGTACTCCGGCTACATGGGCGCTGTGATGGCGGTCGCGACTGTCAGCGGCCCGCTCATCGGCGGCGTTATCGTCGACACCTCGTGGCTCGGCTGGCGCTGGTGCTTCTACGTCTGCGTCCCGCTGGCCGTGATCAGCCTGGTGATCCTGCAGAAGTACCTGCACCTGCCGACGTTCAAGCGTGAGGTCCGGATCGACTACCTCGGTGCGATCCTGATCAGCATCACCGCGAGCCTCCCGCTGCTGTGGGTCAGCTTCGCCGGCACGGACTTCGCCTGGATCTCCTGGCAGTCGGCCCTGTTCGTCGGCGGCACCCTGCTCTTCGGCATCCTCGCCGTGGTGGTCGAGAGCAAGACTCCGGAGCCGCTGGTTCCGCTGAAGGTCGTCAAGCAGCGGACCACCGCGCTGGCGATCGTCGCCAGCGTCGCTGTCGGTGTCGCGATGTTCGGCAGCGCGCTGTTCCTCGGGCAGTACTTCCAGATCGCTCGTGGCTACAGCCCGACCGAGGCCGGCCTGCTGACGATCCCGATGATGCTCGGCTCGTTCCTCGGGTCGATCGGCTCGGGGCAGATGATCACCCGCTTCGGCAAGTGGAAGCGGTATCTGGTCAGTGGCGCCGTCCTGCTGGTGATCGGGCTGGTCCTGCTCGGCACGATCGACCACACCACGCCGTACTGGTACACCGGTCTCGGCATGCTGTCGATGGGGCTCGGCATGGGCATGACCATGCAGAACCTGGTCCTCGCCGTACAGAACACCGTCGATGTCCGCGAGATCGGCGCGTCGAGTGCCACGGTGTCGTTCTTCCGCAGCCTGGGTGGTGCGGTCGGCGTGGCGGTGCTGGGTGCCATACTCGCGGCTCGGGTGAAGGACCTGATCATCACCGGTCTGCTCGCCGGCCCCGGTGGCGCGGACGCGGCGCGGAAGCTGCAGGAGGGTGGATCTGGCGGCACGAGCCTGCTGGACGTCAACCACCTGCCACCGCAGTTGGCGGAGCTGGTGCGGCAGTCGTACGGCGACGCGACCGGACGGATCTTCCTGATCGCGGCCGCATGTTCTCTGGTCAGTCTGGTTGCCGTGTTCTTCATCAAGGAGGTCCCGCTCCGCAAGACCGTCGCCAAGGTCGACGACGTCGAGGACCTCGCCGACCGGGCTGTTCACGACTAG
- a CDS encoding SGNH/GDSL hydrolase family protein, which yields MRTPLIAAITLTAAALVTSPAQAEPRDPAWSASWTTAMQHPTPAADNWSTAGFDHQTIRQTIRLSTGGRSLRIRLSNQYGAKPLHLTGLTVGSRHLTATFYGSPHVTIAPGRTITSDPVQLTTTAGEQLAIALYVDGATGPATFHEDGLTTTYAADGNHLHDNATGGETSHSVYYLTGVDVTGARGAVVTFGDSITNGHNSTPDADHRYSDYLAPRLPRVGVANVGISGNLLLNELPCFGASGVSRFERDALTQPGVYTVIVEEGENDIWDSEHNFGCGQTAQVTAEQLIAGHRRLIAAAHARGVRIVGGTILPFKADYMQPDEFARAEAIRVQVNEWIRTSGAYDAVADFARAVGDPSDEQRLDPALDSGDHLHPNDAGYAALAAAAAEALGT from the coding sequence ATGCGCACCCCCTTGATCGCCGCGATCACCCTGACGGCCGCGGCGCTCGTGACGTCGCCGGCTCAGGCCGAGCCGCGGGATCCTGCCTGGTCGGCTTCCTGGACGACGGCGATGCAACATCCCACCCCGGCAGCCGACAACTGGAGCACGGCGGGATTCGATCACCAGACGATCCGGCAGACGATCCGGCTCAGCACCGGCGGCCGGAGTCTGCGGATCCGGCTCTCGAACCAGTACGGCGCGAAGCCGCTACACCTCACCGGCCTGACCGTGGGCTCGCGACACCTCACGGCGACCTTCTACGGCTCGCCGCACGTCACCATCGCGCCCGGCCGGACGATCACCTCGGATCCGGTGCAGCTCACAACCACCGCCGGCGAGCAACTCGCCATCGCGTTGTACGTCGACGGAGCCACCGGGCCGGCCACCTTTCACGAGGACGGCCTCACCACGACGTACGCGGCCGACGGCAACCATCTGCACGACAACGCAACCGGCGGCGAGACCAGTCACTCGGTCTACTACCTCACCGGCGTCGACGTGACCGGGGCGAGGGGCGCGGTCGTGACGTTCGGCGACTCGATCACCAACGGGCACAACTCGACACCGGACGCAGACCACCGGTACTCCGACTACCTCGCGCCGCGACTCCCCCGGGTCGGTGTCGCCAACGTCGGCATCAGCGGCAACCTGCTGCTGAACGAGTTGCCCTGCTTCGGCGCATCCGGTGTGAGCAGATTCGAGCGCGACGCGCTGACCCAGCCGGGTGTCTACACGGTCATCGTCGAGGAAGGCGAGAACGACATCTGGGACAGCGAGCACAACTTCGGCTGTGGCCAGACCGCGCAGGTCACCGCGGAGCAACTCATCGCCGGTCACCGGCGGCTGATCGCCGCCGCGCACGCTCGTGGGGTGCGGATCGTCGGAGGCACCATCCTGCCGTTCAAGGCCGACTACATGCAGCCGGACGAGTTCGCCCGCGCCGAGGCGATCCGGGTGCAGGTCAACGAGTGGATCCGCACGTCCGGCGCGTACGACGCGGTGGCTGACTTCGCCCGCGCGGTCGGAGATCCGTCGGACGAGCAGAGACTCGATCCAGCCCTCGACTCCGGCGACCACCTGCATCCCAACGACGCAGGCTACGCCGCACTGGCGGCCGCGGCCGCCGAGGCACTCGGCACGTAG
- a CDS encoding MarR family winged helix-turn-helix transcriptional regulator, which translates to MQLAQQPLVPGVERDAAAQELLEGVSSLVRAVRCIEHRHLTSESGLRRSDASVLKVLMKDGEQRGGEIAGKLGVDASVVSRQLTALEADGLVSRRPDPADARVGLVSLSSRGKAQLEALYSSYTQQLRTALADLDDDAMTAAAATMQRVAIAITEANKVVRRSQPTGD; encoded by the coding sequence ATGCAACTAGCTCAGCAACCCCTCGTCCCGGGGGTAGAGCGGGATGCGGCCGCCCAGGAGCTGCTCGAAGGGGTCAGCTCGCTGGTGCGCGCCGTGCGGTGTATCGAGCACCGGCACCTGACCAGCGAGAGCGGCCTGCGCCGTTCCGACGCCAGTGTGCTCAAGGTGCTGATGAAAGACGGCGAGCAGCGCGGCGGAGAGATCGCCGGCAAGCTCGGCGTCGACGCTTCGGTGGTGAGCCGGCAGCTGACCGCGCTGGAGGCCGACGGACTGGTGAGCCGTCGACCGGACCCGGCCGATGCCCGGGTCGGGCTGGTCAGTCTCTCGTCCCGGGGGAAGGCCCAGCTCGAGGCTCTCTACTCGTCCTACACCCAGCAACTGCGAACCGCCTTGGCGGACCTCGACGACGACGCGATGACCGCGGCCGCTGCCACCATGCAGCGGGTTGCGATCGCGATCACCGAGGCCAACAAGGTCGTGAGGCGTTCACAACCAACAGGAGACTGA
- a CDS encoding aminopeptidase produces the protein MKNELLERFADLVVRVGVNVQPGQGVVLHADIAQAEIARAVVERAYVAGAKWVEVLWTDGLVRRSDLTHSDLETLTADRSWALERVRGWSEEGIASIALTGTPDPGLYAGIDPARMAAVRRQEMRARQQAVMSGRWRWTVVAAPNAQWATQVYGEPDVDRLWGVVARAMRLDESDPVAAWRERSAALAARCAVLDAMQISELRYVGEGTDLTVGLLPDCRWTGGSVVDPAGIAYLPNIPTEEVFTSPDRRRADGVVRLTKPVVIAGELVEGLRLTFAGGRITAVSATTGADVVLAQLDSDPGARSLGEVALVDKESRIAQSGVVFHNTLFDENAGCHVAWGQSFPFALEKGVEMTADERYARGLNNAAVHTDVVVGGEGLTVTATTPNGPVVLLRDDTWLPAT, from the coding sequence ATGAAGAACGAACTGCTGGAGCGCTTCGCCGACCTGGTCGTCCGCGTGGGCGTGAACGTGCAACCTGGCCAGGGCGTGGTGCTGCATGCCGACATCGCCCAGGCCGAGATCGCCAGGGCGGTGGTCGAGCGTGCGTACGTGGCCGGGGCGAAATGGGTGGAGGTGCTCTGGACCGACGGCCTGGTCCGCCGGTCGGACCTGACCCACAGCGATCTGGAGACGTTGACCGCCGACCGGTCCTGGGCGCTGGAGCGCGTCCGCGGCTGGTCCGAGGAGGGGATCGCGTCGATCGCTCTGACCGGTACGCCGGACCCCGGGCTGTACGCCGGGATCGATCCCGCGCGGATGGCCGCCGTACGGAGACAGGAAATGAGGGCCCGGCAGCAGGCGGTCATGAGCGGGCGGTGGCGGTGGACGGTCGTGGCCGCTCCGAATGCCCAGTGGGCAACCCAGGTGTACGGCGAGCCGGACGTCGACCGGCTGTGGGGCGTGGTCGCCCGGGCCATGCGACTCGACGAATCCGATCCGGTCGCGGCCTGGCGGGAGCGGTCGGCGGCCCTCGCGGCCCGGTGTGCGGTCCTCGACGCGATGCAGATCAGCGAACTTCGGTACGTCGGTGAAGGTACGGACCTGACCGTCGGACTGCTGCCCGACTGCCGCTGGACCGGAGGCTCGGTGGTCGACCCGGCCGGCATCGCGTACCTGCCGAACATCCCGACCGAGGAGGTCTTCACCAGCCCCGACCGGCGGCGTGCGGACGGTGTGGTCCGGCTGACGAAGCCCGTCGTGATCGCGGGTGAACTCGTCGAGGGTCTGCGGCTCACGTTCGCCGGCGGCCGGATCACCGCGGTCTCGGCCACGACCGGCGCGGACGTGGTCCTTGCCCAGCTCGACTCCGACCCGGGCGCTCGCAGTCTCGGTGAGGTGGCGCTGGTGGACAAGGAGTCCCGGATCGCGCAGTCGGGTGTCGTCTTCCACAACACCCTGTTCGACGAGAACGCCGGCTGCCATGTCGCGTGGGGGCAGAGCTTCCCCTTCGCCCTCGAGAAGGGGGTGGAGATGACAGCCGACGAGCGGTACGCCCGCGGGCTCAACAACGCGGCCGTCCATACCGACGTCGTCGTGGGCGGCGAAGGTCTCACGGTCACCGCCACCACCCCGAACGGTCCCGTGGTCCTGCTACGCGACGACACCTGGCTACCCGCGACCTGA
- the hisF gene encoding imidazole glycerol phosphate synthase subunit HisF, whose translation MTLAVRVIPCLDVDAGRVVKGVNFADLRDAGDPVEMAKVYDAEGADELTFLDITASSGSRETTYDVVGRTAEQVFIPLTVGGGVREVGDVDRLLRAGADKVGINTGAIARPDVIREIAHRFGNQVLVLSLDVRRSAEQPSGFEVTTHGGRKSAGLDAIEWAQRGCELGAGEILLNSMDADGTKQGFDLELIKAVRAVVDVPLIASGGAGAPEHFPPAVQAGADAVLAASVFHFGDFRIADVKKALRDAGIVVR comes from the coding sequence GTGACTCTTGCCGTGCGCGTGATCCCCTGTTTGGACGTCGATGCCGGGCGGGTGGTCAAGGGCGTGAACTTCGCCGACCTGCGCGATGCGGGCGACCCGGTCGAGATGGCGAAGGTGTACGACGCCGAGGGCGCCGACGAGCTCACGTTCCTCGACATCACCGCGTCGTCGGGCTCGCGCGAGACGACGTACGACGTGGTCGGGCGGACCGCCGAGCAGGTGTTCATCCCGCTGACCGTGGGCGGTGGTGTCCGCGAGGTCGGCGACGTGGACCGGCTGCTGCGGGCCGGCGCGGACAAGGTCGGCATCAACACCGGCGCGATCGCGCGGCCGGACGTGATCCGCGAGATCGCGCACCGGTTCGGCAATCAGGTCCTGGTGCTGTCCCTCGACGTACGGCGTTCCGCCGAGCAGCCGAGCGGGTTCGAGGTGACCACCCACGGCGGCCGCAAGTCCGCCGGGCTGGACGCGATCGAGTGGGCACAGCGCGGGTGTGAGCTGGGCGCGGGGGAGATCCTGCTGAACTCGATGGACGCCGACGGGACCAAGCAGGGGTTCGACCTGGAGTTGATCAAGGCGGTTCGCGCGGTGGTCGACGTACCGCTGATCGCCAGCGGGGGAGCGGGGGCGCCGGAGCACTTCCCGCCCGCGGTCCAGGCCGGGGCGGACGCGGTACTCGCGGCCAGCGTGTTCCACTTCGGCGACTTCCGGATCGCCGACGTGAAGAAGGCCCTCCGCGACGCCGGGATCGTGGTCCGGTGA
- a CDS encoding ArsR/SmtB family transcription factor, whose translation MQQPEPVRAITDVETMRAMSDPTRVAILRLLMTGDRAAPPVMSAKELAAALGEPQTKLYRHLKQLEAADLIRVAETRLVSGIQEQRYRTAQLDFTISRDLVTNEAASGEFADTLSALFSEFRTELVANLSAGRVPIGAEAETPLGLLIGRGMVGRVSRDRAAEFRRRLLALQAEFDALEDDDPDGIPVHLLIAWYAVTEPDA comes from the coding sequence ATGCAGCAACCGGAGCCGGTCCGGGCGATCACCGACGTGGAGACGATGCGGGCGATGTCGGATCCGACGCGGGTCGCGATCCTGCGCCTGCTGATGACCGGCGACCGGGCGGCGCCGCCGGTGATGTCGGCCAAGGAGCTGGCAGCCGCGCTCGGCGAACCGCAGACGAAGCTCTACCGCCACCTCAAGCAGCTCGAGGCGGCCGACCTGATCCGGGTCGCGGAGACCCGGCTGGTGTCCGGCATCCAGGAGCAGCGGTACCGGACCGCCCAGCTGGACTTCACCATCAGCCGCGACCTGGTCACCAACGAGGCGGCGTCCGGCGAGTTCGCCGACACCTTGTCGGCACTGTTCAGTGAGTTCCGCACCGAGCTGGTCGCCAACCTGAGCGCCGGGCGGGTGCCGATCGGCGCGGAGGCCGAGACGCCGCTCGGCCTGCTGATCGGGCGCGGCATGGTCGGCCGGGTGAGCCGCGACCGGGCCGCCGAGTTCCGGCGCCGGCTGCTCGCGCTGCAGGCCGAGTTCGACGCCCTCGAGGACGACGACCCCGACGGCATCCCGGTGCACCTACTGATCGCCTGGTACGCCGTCACCGAACCCGACGCCTAA
- a CDS encoding lysophospholipid acyltransferase family protein → MGTSLVKFSRDTARDVKQVARGWRWGRRPQVPRSAEPYVIPKESTVFPTKWARTPAAIAVRDLIQKGPLNAVLNFEVSPQVSGLDSLLKLDGPAIIVANHSSHLDTPLLLLSLPDAMRRKTAFAAAADYFFDTWWRAAGSAIVFNTFPIERRGGNLSSTPGDLLADGWNVVVFPEGTRSPDGWIQRFRMGAAYLAVEHGVPVIPVGIKGSFAAMPRGRGWPVPGRPAVHVRYGDPLRPAEGESARDFAPRIAAAVSALLDEESTTWYEARRRAAIGASPAQTGPDAARWRRVWESTRPMKSTDGRRRAWK, encoded by the coding sequence ATGGGGACCAGCCTGGTGAAGTTCAGCCGGGACACCGCGCGCGACGTGAAGCAGGTCGCGCGTGGGTGGCGGTGGGGCCGCCGGCCGCAGGTACCGCGGTCGGCCGAGCCGTACGTGATCCCGAAGGAGTCCACGGTCTTCCCGACCAAGTGGGCCCGGACGCCGGCCGCGATCGCGGTCCGCGACCTGATCCAGAAGGGCCCGCTGAACGCGGTCCTGAACTTCGAGGTCAGCCCGCAGGTCAGCGGTCTCGACTCGCTGCTCAAGCTCGACGGCCCGGCGATCATCGTCGCGAACCACTCGTCGCACCTCGACACCCCGCTGCTGCTGCTGTCGCTGCCGGACGCGATGCGCCGCAAGACGGCGTTCGCGGCGGCGGCCGACTACTTCTTCGACACCTGGTGGCGGGCGGCCGGGTCGGCGATCGTGTTCAACACGTTCCCGATCGAGCGCCGCGGCGGCAACCTGAGCTCGACGCCGGGCGATCTGCTCGCCGACGGCTGGAACGTGGTCGTGTTCCCGGAGGGCACGCGGTCGCCGGACGGCTGGATCCAGCGGTTCCGGATGGGCGCGGCGTACCTGGCCGTCGAGCACGGTGTGCCGGTGATTCCGGTCGGCATCAAGGGTTCGTTCGCCGCGATGCCGCGCGGCCGTGGCTGGCCGGTCCCCGGCCGCCCGGCGGTGCACGTGCGGTACGGCGATCCGCTGCGGCCCGCCGAGGGTGAGAGCGCACGGGACTTCGCGCCCCGCATCGCCGCCGCGGTCTCGGCGCTGCTCGACGAGGAGTCGACCACCTGGTACGAGGCCCGTCGCCGCGCCGCGATCGGCGCCTCACCGGCCCAGACCGGCCCCGACGCCGCCCGCTGGCGCCGCGTCTGGGAGTCGACCCGCCCGATGAAGTCGACCGACGGCCGCCGTCGCGCCTGGAAGTAG